One part of the Archaeoglobaceae archaeon genome encodes these proteins:
- the pyrB gene encoding aspartate carbamoyltransferase: protein MKHLISIEDLTKQEILKILDKAEEFEDVALGIRKCRILEGKILANLFFEPSTRTRISFETAMKRLGGEVVNISAQEASSIAKGETLADTIKVVSNYCDAIVIRHPLEGAARFAAENSAVPVINAGDGAGQHPTQTLLDLYTIRKECRKLEGISIALVGDLKYSRTIHSLIKALTLFDTKIYLVSPEILSLPEDFLEELNGDIKRAKLEDIIGEIDVLYVTRIQKERFLDEEEYRKVAGSYRITTATVEKMKESAIILHPLPRVDEIDVKVDSMRQARYFKQAFYGVPVRMAILSEVML, encoded by the coding sequence ATGAAACACCTCATTTCAATCGAGGATCTTACAAAGCAGGAGATACTAAAAATTTTGGATAAAGCTGAGGAATTTGAAGACGTTGCCCTCGGAATAAGAAAATGCAGAATTCTTGAGGGAAAAATACTCGCAAATCTCTTTTTTGAGCCTTCAACAAGAACAAGGATAAGCTTTGAGACTGCAATGAAAAGACTCGGCGGAGAGGTCGTGAATATTTCTGCTCAGGAAGCGAGCAGTATAGCCAAGGGAGAAACGCTTGCAGACACGATAAAAGTCGTATCCAATTACTGCGACGCCATAGTCATCCGTCACCCCCTTGAAGGAGCTGCGAGATTTGCAGCTGAAAATTCTGCCGTTCCTGTTATAAATGCGGGCGACGGAGCAGGACAGCATCCAACCCAGACACTTCTAGATTTATATACAATCAGAAAGGAGTGCAGAAAGCTTGAGGGGATTTCCATAGCTCTTGTTGGTGATCTTAAATATTCAAGAACAATTCACTCCCTAATAAAGGCATTAACACTTTTCGACACAAAAATATACCTTGTGAGCCCCGAAATTTTGAGTTTACCAGAAGATTTTCTTGAAGAGCTGAATGGAGACATTAAAAGGGCGAAGTTGGAAGATATCATAGGAGAAATAGACGTTCTTTATGTTACGAGGATCCAGAAAGAGAGATTTCTCGATGAAGAGGAATACCGAAAAGTTGCAGGAAGCTACAGAATAACTACTGCTACGGTTGAAAAAATGAAGGAAAGTGCGATAATTCTTCATCCACTTCCAAGGGTTGATGAGATAGATGTTAAAGTCGATTCGATGAGACAGGCGAGATATTTCAAACAGGCATTCTATGGTGTGCCCGTTAGAATGGCCATACTTTCAGAGGTGATGCTATGA
- a CDS encoding 4Fe-4S dicluster domain-containing protein produces MVGGSEFISINPNVNREVFKLGGKSLLECYQCGSCTAVCPLSEELDVSFRRAIRYTQLGVEEKILGDISPWSCNLHGDCTDSCPRGASPSEILAAIRRYQSIKYDWTGITKWWNTSSFASKLMAYLAILGLSLLLYFGFFWQSIVSYASTGKLVVLSKLLIPVAIVFVISVAILASNGYRAYKFMSKDKKKEVGLIKSLKYIANFFIRVESDAMKVAHKRERILEHTLILIGLGLFILLGILYLLVPKFFDFKVISRLLIYAASLTFLIGVASPVMKRLTAGEKTHWYYKKFTHPTDWMSLITLLPVALMILLVFVLYDLGMVFYAYIALALFLSFTIPFLLLEFAFGKHTHWLYKVIAYYIGARAGYFRGD; encoded by the coding sequence ATGGTTGGTGGAAGTGAGTTTATTTCAATAAATCCAAATGTAAACAGAGAAGTCTTTAAACTCGGTGGAAAAAGTCTACTTGAATGCTACCAGTGTGGTTCATGCACTGCGGTTTGTCCGCTCTCAGAAGAGCTCGATGTAAGTTTCAGAAGAGCCATTCGATATACACAGCTTGGAGTGGAAGAGAAAATCCTCGGCGATATCTCTCCTTGGTCATGCAATCTCCATGGTGACTGCACAGACAGCTGCCCGAGAGGAGCAAGCCCCTCAGAGATTTTGGCAGCAATAAGGAGATATCAGTCGATTAAATACGACTGGACTGGTATTACGAAGTGGTGGAACACTTCTTCATTTGCCTCTAAGCTCATGGCCTACCTTGCAATCTTGGGTCTTTCACTGCTTCTCTACTTTGGATTCTTCTGGCAGAGCATTGTATCATACGCCTCTACAGGTAAGCTCGTAGTTCTTTCGAAACTTTTAATCCCTGTTGCTATTGTTTTCGTTATAAGCGTTGCAATACTTGCTTCGAACGGCTATAGGGCCTATAAGTTCATGAGTAAAGACAAAAAGAAAGAAGTTGGCTTGATTAAATCATTGAAGTATATAGCAAACTTTTTCATTAGAGTTGAAAGCGATGCAATGAAAGTGGCGCATAAGAGGGAAAGAATACTCGAACATACTCTGATACTAATTGGCTTAGGTCTTTTCATACTGCTTGGAATTCTATACCTGCTCGTTCCTAAATTCTTCGATTTCAAAGTTATCTCCAGACTGCTGATATACGCAGCGTCTTTGACCTTCTTGATTGGTGTAGCATCTCCTGTTATGAAGAGATTGACTGCAGGTGAAAAAACACACTGGTATTACAAGAAATTCACACATCCGACTGACTGGATGTCTCTAATAACATTACTTCCAGTAGCTCTGATGATTCTGCTCGTATTTGTGCTCTATGATCTTGGGATGGTATTCTACGCCTACATTGCCCTTGCACTCTTCCTGAGCTTTACGATACCATTCCTATTGCTCGAATTTGCATTTGGAAAGCACACCCACTGGCTTTACAAGGTAATCGCTTATTATATCGGAGCACGTGCAGGATACTTTAGAGGTGATTGA
- a CDS encoding 3-hydroxyacyl-CoA dehydrogenase NAD-binding domain-containing protein → MEVKSRIKKVAVLGAGLMGHGIAEVCAMAGYEVKMRDIKQEFLDKGMNMIRDSLQKMEAKGKLKEPANTILARIKPVLSLEEAVKDADLIIEAIPEVFELKVQTFQECDKLAKPDCIITSNTSTMSITELSKATNRQDKFAGLHFFNPVVLMRLVEVIRGEKTSEDVMKLLVDFVKSIGKVPVRVEKDVPGFIANRVVAPSSVLLLGIIEKGVATPEEVDAKMKSMGQPMGPFELMDYVGIDTQYHVLKYYEKTVSPDYKPPEFLEKMVKEGKLGAKTGKGWYDWSAGRPQIDESKASEKINPMDFMYVEINEAVKLAEMGVATPKDIDTAVKLGYNRPFGPLEFARNLNDVEIAQRLEELAKFYGKKIFEPAKTLKEGKLAKLLEGYE, encoded by the coding sequence ATGGAAGTCAAATCCAGAATAAAAAAGGTTGCTGTTCTCGGAGCGGGATTGATGGGCCACGGAATTGCGGAAGTCTGCGCCATGGCAGGATATGAAGTAAAAATGAGAGACATAAAGCAAGAGTTCTTGGACAAAGGAATGAACATGATAAGGGATAGTCTGCAGAAGATGGAAGCCAAAGGAAAACTAAAGGAGCCGGCAAATACAATTCTTGCAAGAATAAAGCCTGTGTTAAGTCTTGAAGAAGCTGTTAAAGATGCAGATCTTATAATAGAGGCAATTCCAGAAGTATTCGAGTTGAAAGTTCAGACATTCCAGGAATGCGACAAATTGGCAAAACCCGATTGTATTATTACGAGCAACACATCCACGATGAGCATAACAGAACTCTCAAAGGCAACCAATAGACAGGATAAGTTTGCTGGACTGCATTTCTTCAACCCAGTTGTCCTGATGAGACTTGTTGAGGTCATAAGGGGCGAAAAGACGAGTGAAGATGTGATGAAGCTACTTGTTGACTTCGTAAAGAGTATTGGAAAAGTGCCAGTAAGAGTAGAGAAGGATGTTCCGGGATTCATTGCAAACAGAGTAGTTGCACCGAGCAGTGTGTTGCTTCTTGGAATAATTGAAAAAGGCGTTGCTACTCCAGAAGAAGTTGATGCAAAGATGAAGAGCATGGGACAGCCAATGGGACCATTTGAGTTGATGGACTACGTTGGTATTGATACGCAATATCATGTTCTCAAATACTACGAAAAGACCGTTAGCCCCGACTACAAACCACCCGAGTTCCTCGAAAAGATGGTCAAGGAAGGCAAACTCGGTGCAAAGACTGGCAAAGGATGGTATGACTGGAGTGCGGGAAGACCGCAGATCGACGAGAGCAAGGCATCTGAGAAGATAAACCCAATGGATTTCATGTATGTTGAAATAAATGAAGCGGTTAAGCTTGCTGAGATGGGCGTAGCTACGCCAAAGGATATCGACACCGCTGTAAAGCTCGGATACAACAGACCCTTCGGTCCTTTAGAGTTTGCAAGGAACTTGAACGACGTCGAAATCGCGCAGAGACTTGAAGAGCTTGCCAAATTCTACGGAAAGAAAATATTTGAGCCTGCAAAGACTTTGAAGGAAGGAAAGCTTGCAAAGTTGCTCGAAGGATATGAATAA
- a CDS encoding formate--phosphoribosylaminoimidazolecarboxamide ligase family protein, translated as MNPKEVVEDYKDVTIGIFGSHSAKEIGVSAKAWGFKTAIVVQKGRDKLYTKYNRHLYDHVIVLESFKEMLNEEVQEKLIELNTVMIPNRSFAVYVGYEGIEKKLKVPIYGNRFLLRAEERNEAKNQYYLLEKAKIRFPKEFKSPEEIDRLAIVKVQQAKNPLERAFFYAVSPEDYYRQAEELLKAGVINEEGLKRARIEEFVLGARFNANFHSYALKDVFGNFDFVGFSDRRQVNLQGFLNLPARDQLKINVPVRNEEIGHFGVTMRESKQEVVYEYAERLIATCIEEFPPGIIGLFGLQGAVAYSPNDELEFVVFDVSFRVPGDPAIGPTSPEMRNLSLKHGIRIEDPLDLTMLEIKKAMELERIEEIVT; from the coding sequence ATGAATCCAAAAGAGGTTGTGGAAGACTACAAAGACGTGACCATTGGAATCTTCGGTTCCCACTCAGCGAAGGAGATCGGGGTTTCTGCAAAAGCATGGGGATTTAAAACAGCAATTGTTGTGCAAAAAGGTCGTGATAAGCTCTACACAAAATACAACAGACATCTTTACGATCATGTTATCGTCTTGGAATCCTTCAAGGAAATGCTAAATGAAGAGGTTCAGGAAAAGCTCATCGAACTCAACACAGTAATGATCCCGAACAGAAGCTTTGCGGTCTACGTTGGATACGAAGGCATTGAGAAGAAGCTAAAAGTGCCGATATATGGAAACAGATTTTTGCTTAGAGCAGAAGAAAGAAATGAAGCGAAAAATCAGTATTACTTGCTTGAAAAGGCTAAAATAAGGTTTCCAAAGGAGTTCAAGTCTCCCGAAGAAATAGATCGGCTTGCTATTGTGAAGGTTCAGCAGGCAAAAAATCCGCTTGAGAGGGCATTTTTCTACGCTGTTTCGCCCGAAGACTACTACAGACAGGCTGAAGAGTTGTTAAAAGCGGGAGTTATCAATGAAGAGGGACTAAAGAGGGCAAGAATAGAAGAGTTCGTTTTGGGAGCAAGATTTAATGCAAACTTCCACAGCTATGCTCTCAAGGACGTCTTTGGAAATTTCGACTTCGTCGGCTTTAGCGATCGCAGACAAGTAAATCTGCAAGGTTTCCTTAATCTGCCCGCAAGAGATCAGCTGAAGATCAACGTGCCAGTTAGAAATGAAGAGATCGGTCACTTTGGAGTCACAATGAGAGAGAGCAAGCAAGAAGTAGTTTACGAGTATGCTGAGAGACTAATAGCTACTTGCATTGAAGAATTCCCTCCGGGAATCATAGGATTATTTGGGCTTCAGGGAGCGGTTGCTTATTCACCAAATGATGAGCTTGAATTTGTAGTCTTCGACGTTTCTTTCAGAGTCCCCGGGGATCCAGCGATTGGTCCAACTTCTCCTGAAATGAGGAATCTGTCTCTAAAGCATGGAATCAGGATTGAAGATCCGTTAGATTTAACCATGCTTGAAATAAAGAAGGCTATGGAACTTGAAAGGATTGAAGAGATTGTAACTTAA
- the pyrI gene encoding aspartate carbamoyltransferase regulatory subunit: MKERELVVSKIREGTVIDHIPAGKALLVLKILGIDERTKETVSMALNVPSKKMGRKDIVKVEGLFIKEEELNKIALIAPNATINLIRDYEIEKKFKVKLPEVVKGILRCPNRMCISNSKEPIKSIFYVKVQDNEVFAKCHYCGRRIRELAEFLL; encoded by the coding sequence ATGAAGGAGAGAGAACTCGTAGTAAGCAAGATCCGAGAGGGGACCGTGATAGATCACATTCCAGCTGGAAAGGCCCTACTTGTGCTTAAAATACTTGGAATCGATGAAAGAACAAAAGAAACGGTTTCAATGGCTTTAAATGTTCCAAGTAAAAAAATGGGAAGGAAGGACATCGTAAAGGTCGAGGGACTTTTCATAAAAGAAGAGGAATTGAATAAAATCGCATTAATAGCACCGAACGCTACGATCAATCTTATAAGAGATTACGAAATCGAGAAAAAATTCAAAGTTAAGCTTCCAGAAGTTGTAAAGGGCATTTTGAGATGCCCAAATCGGATGTGTATATCTAACAGCAAAGAACCGATCAAATCAATCTTTTATGTTAAAGTTCAGGACAACGAGGTTTTTGCAAAATGCCATTATTGCGGGAGAAGAATTAGAGAACTGGCAGAGTTTCTGCTTTAG
- a CDS encoding CoB--CoM heterodisulfide reductase iron-sulfur subunit A family protein, whose protein sequence is MSSVLIVGGGVAGIQAALDLAEQGIDVYLVDKAPSVGGKMAYLDKTFPTLDCASCILAPKMAALLRYPNIKLIMNSEVQEISGRAGNFKVKILKKPTYVDWSKCNGCGVCTEKCPVKDVPNEYNMGLSTRRAIYIMFPQAVPKRAVIDAEHCMRLNPPPKVKEKAKGPICGVCERNCPTKAIRYDQQPEILELNVAAVIVATGMELYDPRNLPELGYGKHQNVYTNLEFERLVSATGPTNGEIVRKSDGKHPKRIAWIQCVGSRDIRFNHYCSAYCCMAATKQAILAKEHLPEVQCTIYYMDIRAFGKGFNEFLERAKKEFGINYIRGKVVRIDEIPETKNLKIIYEDTAESYLKADEYDMVVLSVAITPNSKLPLPVELTPDGFIKLKDPYLDPVSTTVEGIFVVGAVAGAKDIPDSVTEASAAAARAALIAKRFSCPTEVVK, encoded by the coding sequence ATGAGTTCGGTTTTAATTGTAGGCGGAGGAGTTGCGGGAATTCAGGCAGCATTGGATCTGGCTGAACAAGGAATTGATGTTTACTTGGTGGACAAAGCTCCGAGTGTTGGAGGAAAAATGGCTTACCTCGATAAGACTTTCCCCACTCTTGACTGCGCTTCATGCATTTTAGCTCCAAAAATGGCAGCTTTGCTTAGGTATCCAAATATAAAGCTCATTATGAACTCAGAGGTCCAAGAAATAAGCGGTAGAGCAGGAAATTTCAAGGTTAAAATTCTCAAAAAACCCACTTACGTGGACTGGAGCAAGTGCAATGGATGCGGAGTTTGCACGGAGAAATGCCCCGTTAAAGATGTACCGAATGAATACAACATGGGATTGTCAACTCGAAGAGCGATCTATATAATGTTTCCACAGGCTGTGCCTAAAAGAGCTGTCATCGATGCGGAGCATTGCATGAGATTGAATCCACCTCCTAAAGTAAAGGAGAAGGCAAAAGGGCCGATATGTGGTGTGTGCGAAAGAAACTGCCCAACAAAAGCCATTAGATACGATCAACAGCCAGAGATTCTGGAGTTAAACGTCGCAGCAGTCATAGTTGCTACAGGAATGGAGCTTTACGACCCAAGGAACTTACCTGAATTGGGCTATGGTAAACACCAGAATGTTTATACTAACCTTGAGTTCGAGAGACTCGTCTCAGCTACTGGACCGACAAACGGTGAAATTGTTAGGAAATCTGATGGAAAGCATCCAAAGAGGATTGCATGGATCCAGTGTGTTGGATCAAGAGACATAAGGTTTAACCACTACTGTTCAGCCTACTGCTGCATGGCCGCAACCAAGCAGGCAATCCTTGCAAAAGAGCATTTGCCCGAAGTTCAGTGCACGATTTACTACATGGACATAAGAGCATTTGGAAAAGGCTTTAATGAGTTTTTGGAGAGAGCCAAGAAGGAATTCGGAATCAACTATATCCGTGGCAAAGTTGTAAGGATCGATGAAATTCCAGAGACTAAGAATTTGAAAATTATCTACGAAGACACGGCTGAGAGCTATTTGAAGGCAGATGAATACGACATGGTTGTCCTTTCAGTAGCAATAACTCCAAACTCGAAGCTCCCACTGCCTGTTGAGTTAACTCCCGACGGATTTATCAAGCTAAAGGATCCCTATCTGGATCCAGTCTCAACAACAGTTGAGGGGATCTTTGTTGTTGGAGCGGTGGCGGGAGCGAAGGATATTCCCGATTCTGTGACTGAAGCAAGTGCTGCGGCAGCGAGGGCTGCGCTAATAGCAAAAAGGTTTTCCTGCCCAACGGAGGTGGTTAAATGA
- a CDS encoding ADP-ribosylglycohydrolase family protein, which produces MVEKFEGCILGLAIGDALGMPAEGMSRDKIRLNFGEIREFLPSPYGDLKAGQWTDDTEQTILLAESILETVYFDPANFAEKLKKWYTSGGRRIGPTTRIAIINLLRGATWQNSGVFSDTCGSAMRVAPIGLVYHFNLNLVERYAEISSIVTHAGTAAIAGAIAVAIAIACKVLDFKDDELIEEVIKRLEKRDQLLSDKIKFAYEIRDKELDYAIEKLGNSIYVLDAVPMAFYCVFSSENFEDAIIKSANCGGDTDSISAITGAIKGAEGVNKIPNRFINGLEDPEFLKDLADRLYELHERIVKII; this is translated from the coding sequence GTGGTTGAAAAATTTGAGGGTTGTATTCTTGGACTTGCAATCGGCGATGCTCTCGGAATGCCCGCTGAGGGGATGAGCAGGGACAAAATAAGGCTCAATTTCGGTGAAATTCGAGAATTTCTGCCTTCTCCGTATGGTGATCTAAAGGCGGGGCAATGGACTGATGACACGGAACAGACAATACTTCTTGCAGAATCCATACTTGAGACTGTTTACTTTGATCCTGCAAATTTTGCTGAAAAGCTTAAGAAATGGTATACTTCTGGTGGCAGAAGAATTGGTCCAACTACAAGGATTGCGATTATAAATCTGCTACGTGGAGCAACATGGCAAAATTCAGGAGTTTTTTCCGACACATGTGGTTCTGCAATGCGCGTAGCACCAATAGGGCTTGTTTATCATTTCAATCTGAACCTCGTTGAAAGATATGCTGAGATTTCTTCGATCGTCACTCATGCAGGAACCGCTGCAATTGCGGGTGCAATAGCGGTGGCAATAGCGATTGCATGCAAGGTTCTTGACTTCAAAGATGATGAACTAATTGAAGAAGTGATTAAAAGATTGGAAAAGCGTGATCAGCTTTTGTCAGACAAAATAAAGTTTGCATACGAGATTAGAGATAAGGAGCTTGATTACGCAATCGAAAAACTTGGCAACTCAATCTATGTGCTCGATGCAGTTCCTATGGCATTCTACTGCGTCTTTTCTTCTGAGAATTTTGAGGATGCGATTATTAAGTCTGCAAACTGTGGGGGAGATACTGATTCAATTTCTGCAATAACTGGGGCTATAAAGGGTGCTGAAGGAGTAAATAAAATTCCAAATAGGTTTATAAACGGTTTAGAGGATCCAGAATTTCTCAAAGACCTCGCAGACAGACTTTACGAACTTCATGAGAGAATAGTAAAGATAATTTAG
- a CDS encoding TIGR00266 family protein: MKHRILSRPSYSLLELELDNNEEVLAESGAMVYMRNVEISPEMKGGLFGGLKRSILGGESFLVNRFISRGKGLLGLAPSYNGDIAYIKLSGKLYAQSGAFLASSPSIDIDIKWGGAKTFFAGEGLFLLKLEGSGDLFLSSFGGIEEINVDGSLSVDTGHIVAFEETLDFKIRKAGGLKATLLSGEGLVAEFNGKGKVWIQTRSIAEYIGWLSSLLPPQRR; the protein is encoded by the coding sequence ATGAAGCACAGAATTTTGTCAAGACCAAGCTATAGCCTTCTTGAGCTTGAACTCGATAACAATGAGGAAGTGCTTGCGGAATCTGGAGCAATGGTTTACATGCGAAATGTCGAGATCTCGCCCGAAATGAAGGGCGGACTTTTTGGCGGGCTTAAAAGGAGCATTCTCGGCGGAGAATCATTTCTTGTTAACAGGTTTATTTCGAGGGGCAAGGGTCTTCTTGGCTTGGCACCGAGTTACAATGGCGATATTGCCTACATAAAGCTTTCAGGGAAATTATACGCTCAAAGCGGGGCTTTTTTAGCTTCTTCGCCAAGCATAGATATTGATATAAAGTGGGGAGGAGCCAAGACGTTCTTTGCTGGCGAAGGATTATTTTTGCTTAAGCTTGAGGGAAGTGGAGACCTATTTTTATCCTCATTTGGTGGTATTGAGGAGATAAACGTCGATGGATCACTCTCAGTCGACACAGGGCACATTGTGGCATTTGAAGAAACTTTGGACTTTAAGATTAGAAAAGCAGGAGGCTTAAAGGCAACTCTTCTTAGTGGAGAAGGGCTTGTTGCGGAATTCAACGGAAAAGGAAAAGTCTGGATTCAAACAAGATCAATAGCAGAGTATATAGGCTGGTTATCCTCGCTACTACCGCCACAAAGACGTTAG
- the rbcL gene encoding type III ribulose-bisphosphate carboxylase: protein MGYKDYVDKNHEPSYTKEILVSFRVKPAENFTIEECAGAIAAESSTGTWTTLTDWFDGKRVRDLSAKAYEFQKLGDHWNVKIAYPLELFETANIPGLLASVAGNIFGMRRVEKLRVEDIYIPKAFLSNFKGPFKGLEVKKIFKVDRPIVGTVPKPKVGYSVEEVEKLAYELLSSGLDYIKDDENLTNPSFCKFEERGRRIMKVIERVENETGEKKAWFANITADIREMEKRLKFVADLGNPYVMVDVVITGWSALTYIRDLAEDHGLAIHGHRAMHAAFTRHDHGISMFTLAKLYRIIGIDQLHIGTAGYGKLEGKKLETIELANVLRNEKYPSSDEIHFEQEFGSIKPAMPTSSGGLHPGVLPGVVEALGKDLVLQIGGGVLGHPDGAKAGAIAVRQALDAIMSGVSIQEFAKSHKELARALEKWGFGAPI, encoded by the coding sequence ATGGGATACAAAGATTATGTGGACAAAAATCACGAACCAAGCTACACGAAGGAGATCTTGGTCTCCTTCAGAGTAAAGCCTGCTGAAAATTTCACAATTGAAGAATGTGCGGGAGCAATAGCTGCTGAGAGTAGCACTGGAACTTGGACAACGCTAACAGATTGGTTTGATGGAAAAAGAGTCAGAGATCTATCTGCAAAAGCTTATGAATTCCAAAAACTGGGAGATCACTGGAATGTAAAAATTGCCTACCCTTTGGAGCTTTTTGAGACCGCAAATATCCCGGGATTGCTTGCTTCAGTTGCGGGGAACATATTCGGAATGCGAAGGGTTGAAAAGCTCAGAGTTGAAGACATCTACATTCCAAAGGCATTTCTAAGCAATTTTAAGGGACCTTTTAAAGGTTTGGAGGTTAAGAAGATCTTTAAAGTCGATAGACCAATTGTTGGAACAGTTCCAAAGCCAAAAGTCGGCTATTCTGTTGAAGAGGTTGAAAAGCTTGCTTATGAATTGCTTTCGAGCGGTCTCGACTATATAAAGGACGATGAGAATTTAACAAACCCGAGCTTTTGCAAATTCGAAGAGAGGGGCAGAAGAATAATGAAGGTGATCGAAAGAGTTGAAAATGAAACTGGAGAAAAAAAAGCTTGGTTTGCGAATATAACCGCGGATATAAGAGAAATGGAAAAAAGGTTGAAATTTGTTGCGGATCTTGGAAATCCATATGTTATGGTTGACGTTGTTATCACGGGTTGGAGCGCGCTTACTTACATTCGCGATCTTGCAGAAGACCATGGTCTGGCGATCCATGGCCATAGGGCAATGCATGCAGCATTTACAAGGCACGACCACGGCATTTCGATGTTCACTCTCGCAAAGCTTTATCGCATTATCGGCATAGATCAGCTCCATATTGGCACTGCAGGCTATGGAAAGCTCGAAGGGAAGAAATTAGAGACTATAGAACTTGCAAATGTTTTAAGGAACGAAAAATACCCCTCAAGTGATGAAATTCATTTTGAACAGGAATTTGGGAGCATTAAACCGGCAATGCCAACTTCTTCTGGCGGACTACACCCCGGAGTTCTTCCCGGTGTTGTAGAAGCACTTGGCAAGGATCTCGTGCTTCAGATTGGTGGTGGTGTGCTTGGACATCCAGATGGAGCAAAAGCTGGAGCGATTGCAGTCAGACAGGCTTTGGATGCAATCATGAGCGGTGTATCGATTCAGGAGTTTGCTAAAAGCCATAAAGAGCTTGCAAGAGCCCTTGAAAAGTGGGGTTTTGGTGCTCCAATCTGA
- a CDS encoding D-aminoacyl-tRNA deacylase, with protein MKLVVCSTQDPASLNIMSHLLTMVSFEKKKLGNYIFHVADEFAVVEVDERLIYADNIDQKLSKFFEFDEILFASRHSSKDGRKIITAHVSGNVAENTYGGLPKSLAKPSPITMKNFVLALKKRLSKITDFEFTLEATHHGPSEISKPSAFYEIGSTEVEWEDGSAGEVVAEAIFEAIKESRRDWKIAVGIGGTHYVPRQTEIILDTVFTFGHNFAKYTFEKLDSEMIQKAIELSNAEYLIYDDKSTTSKIKSLFNELKGVEILKAKEAKKFKLEV; from the coding sequence ATGAAGCTGGTTGTTTGTTCCACACAGGATCCCGCATCCCTTAATATAATGTCTCATCTATTGACGATGGTTAGCTTCGAAAAGAAGAAGCTCGGAAACTACATCTTTCACGTTGCAGATGAATTTGCAGTGGTAGAAGTTGATGAGAGGCTTATATATGCTGACAATATTGATCAAAAGCTCTCGAAGTTTTTTGAGTTTGATGAAATTTTGTTTGCATCGAGACACAGCAGTAAAGATGGTAGAAAGATAATCACAGCCCACGTTTCTGGGAATGTCGCTGAGAACACCTACGGTGGTTTGCCAAAAAGCTTAGCAAAGCCCTCTCCGATTACAATGAAGAACTTTGTCTTGGCTTTAAAGAAAAGACTTAGCAAAATAACGGACTTTGAGTTCACACTGGAAGCAACCCACCACGGACCTTCGGAGATCTCAAAGCCATCCGCATTTTACGAAATAGGTTCCACCGAAGTTGAGTGGGAAGACGGCTCAGCTGGCGAAGTTGTTGCTGAAGCAATCTTTGAGGCGATTAAAGAGTCAAGAAGGGACTGGAAGATCGCTGTTGGCATCGGCGGAACTCATTATGTGCCAAGGCAGACTGAAATTATTCTTGACACCGTTTTCACCTTTGGACACAACTTCGCGAAGTATACTTTTGAAAAGCTCGATTCTGAAATGATTCAAAAAGCTATAGAGCTAAGCAATGCTGAATATCTGATCTACGACGATAAATCGACAACTTCGAAGATCAAAAGTCTTTTCAATGAGCTCAAGGGAGTTGAAATTCTAAAGGCTAAGGAAGCAAAAAAGTTTAAGCTTGAGGTCTAA
- a CDS encoding metallophosphoesterase family protein — MDLLELIDEAKKLMRGKMLELNEKRCTIIGDIHADLEALDLIEEIIAGKAIFLGDYADRGEEPLEVYERILRLFVEDKAILLRGNHETEDVYPHELPWQLSQYENGEEIYRAIIDLWEKMPYSAILNNEIWLVHGGVPCRSDLSGIRNPDEDLALEMLWNDPWEREECGENFKRGVMFFFGKKATRNLFEKLGVRLVVRSHEPYKVLRVEQGGMVVTLGSCANPYGLANFAVLKLDPREKWCDGFEFVKKFGVELSVF; from the coding sequence ATGGATCTACTTGAATTGATCGACGAAGCTAAGAAGCTGATGAGGGGAAAGATGCTTGAGTTAAATGAAAAGAGGTGCACGATCATCGGCGACATTCATGCAGATCTTGAAGCTTTGGACTTAATTGAAGAGATAATTGCTGGAAAAGCAATTTTTCTTGGTGATTATGCTGATCGTGGTGAAGAGCCTTTGGAAGTTTATGAGCGAATTCTGAGACTTTTTGTAGAGGATAAGGCAATACTGCTGAGAGGAAATCATGAAACTGAAGACGTTTATCCACACGAACTGCCGTGGCAGTTGAGCCAGTATGAGAATGGAGAAGAGATATATCGAGCTATAATCGATCTATGGGAAAAAATGCCTTATTCAGCGATCCTAAACAATGAAATCTGGCTTGTCCATGGTGGTGTTCCATGCAGAAGTGATCTTAGCGGGATAAGAAATCCTGATGAAGATCTGGCTCTTGAAATGCTCTGGAACGATCCTTGGGAAAGGGAGGAATGTGGAGAGAACTTTAAAAGAGGAGTGATGTTCTTCTTCGGAAAAAAAGCAACTCGGAACCTTTTTGAAAAGCTCGGAGTCAGGCTTGTCGTTCGATCTCATGAGCCATACAAAGTGCTGAGGGTTGAGCAAGGAGGAATGGTTGTAACTCTTGGCTCATGTGCAAATCCTTATGGGCTTGCAAACTTTGCGGTGCTGAAATTGGACCCAAGGGAAAAATGGTGTGATGGTTTTGAATTTGTGAAGAAATTTGGAGTTGAGCTGTCGGTATTTTAA